From the genome of Phoenix dactylifera cultivar Barhee BC4 chromosome 17, palm_55x_up_171113_PBpolish2nd_filt_p, whole genome shotgun sequence:
TCCCAGGAGATGTGTAATGGATTGAGAAGGCTCAGAGATCTGTATGACTGCATCGAGGAGCTCCTTCACTTGCCTCACAACCAACAAGCCCTCTGCCATCCACATCGAAAAGAGtggttggaagaggaattggatGGGTCTGTCAAGGTGTTGGACTTGTGTGGCACCTTGAGAGATAAGCTAGTCACAATGAAAGAGCATCTCCAGGACCTTCAGTTGGCCCTTCGAAGAAGAGACACAACAAGCATTGAGAGCAGGTTGCATGCTTGCATTCGCTCTGGAAAGAAGGCACAGAAGGATATCAAGAATTGCCGCAGGCCATCGAAGCAGGTGTCCAGCAAATCTTCACCTTATACTGCTGTTGATATGGATTCTGATCTATCAATTGTGGTACATTTGTTGATGGAAGCAAGAGAGATCGCCATCTCTCTCCTCCGATCCGCATCGCGTCTCCTTTCTGTTTCAAGAAGGCCAAAAAGGAAGACCAGCAGGTGGTCTTTTGTTTCCAATGCATTGCAGAAGAGGAAGGTCGCCTCTGAGGAAGAGCACAAGGAGACAAGCGACATGGGCAATGAAGATTTCTCATTGTGCGTTTCTGTTTCATATGACTGCATCTCCTGCAAAGATGTTGATGGTGAGAAAGTACCGAAGGCACAAGATCGACTCGAGACACTAAAGGCTAAGATGGAAGATCTTGAGACACAATTGGAATGCCTGAACAGGCGGCTAATCCAAAACAGAGTCTCTCTCCTGAACATCCTGAGTCTTTAGAGCTTGCATCAGCCTTTGTACCTATACAAACTTCATCATTAGCATCCGCATTTTTGAGGATCGGCTAATGGCCTTTTCTTACAATTTTATGTGCATGAAATGAAGAGTACTCTATATTGTTCCAATTGAAATCTGAAAAGATATTAACATGTCATTGCCTTGGAACATTTTTACTGTAGTTTCTGAGCTTAGATGGTATGAAAACAGAAGATCGAATTATATTCTGTCAAACGAAATAGTCACTATAGCTCGTAGAGGAATTTCGATTCCTAGTCCTTGATACATTAGATGAATCATAAAAGACCAATGTAGATGAAATGTTGACTTAACCACAAAATTGACTTGTgggagcatttttttttctgatataatataaaaaaggtTTCTTTTTTGTTCTAGGTATCCTGAAGGCAATTACATAATATACACTATAAAATGTGAGGTGATTGAGTTATCTATACATTTgcctcttttgtttttttttagtaaTAAACCATCATCTTTTGGAGGATAAGTTTTTGGATCTCTTAGAGGACAGAATATTGGAAGCAGCAGGGTTTTCTGATTCAGCTGATTAGAATGAGATTGCAGCTTAAATAAGGACAGAGGTGTTAATAGGCCTAATTGGGCCTAATTTCCTAACCGACCTGGACCAATAATCACCCAGAACTGAACTCTAGTTTCAGACAGAGTCCAAGCATACATATCCTAGCCCATATCCGGCCCACACAAGCGCTTTTGACAACCATGGACCCAGTTACAGGCCCAAGGCAAAGACTCTAGGGAGCTAAATTGGGCCTAATGGGAACTCATTCAGCAAGTTCCATGGTGGGTTGGCCAACTCCCTGTGGGCATCAGAGTGGAATGAAAGCCAGAAGAAATCTTCCAAATCCTCATCATTGTTTCATTTCTTGCTGCAAAAGTAAGAGATCCAAAGTACAATGGATTTGTTGGTTAAAACGAGTTGACAGCAACCGGACGCTCTAACAGAAACATGAAATTGACTTGTGGGGAGAGATGAGTAGGTCCTTGAATATGCTAATGGAAAATTTGTTAAATAATGAGCAAAGCTAACTTTGGAACCCAACCTTACTACCAAAAGAATTCCCCTGCAGAGTTGGCATTACATTTGGCAGAAGGGGACTGGTGTGACTCACAAGGGGGCTGTGCGATCACCAATCTCCCCATGCCATTTGACATCCCGGCATGCAGGGAAAGTTTGGTAATAGGATTGGGCTTCATAACCTTTTTCTTATATAATAAAAGGAAGGGTAGGTAGGGAATGGCAACCCTTGTACCCCTATTTAACCTGGAAAAAAATAGCGAAGGCCGTTTGTGCCAAAGGAGGCCATGCATTAGCTCTAAGAAAGAAACAGCTCAACTTAACCATTTTATTTTGGTACAAAGCTCAACTTAACCGTTAGCCCATCTTTCAAACAAGTTGTGCTGGTCTCTCCTATCTtcggattttttatttttattttttattttttggtaaattttttTAGTCTACATTGCCTATGACAAATGGATTTGAAGCCTGGAGATTAAAGCTCCACTTACTCAAAAGacaaattatatcctacaccgtATGCATCAATATAGTTGTGCACCATGCTAATTACCTCGTCTTCTTCCTGTGGGCCTATCACCAAGACGAGTGTATGGTGATTGAGGTTTATAGAAAGAAGACAAGTTGATTGGTATGGTGCACAAtgatgtaggatataattttgccCTCTCCGGATCACCTATTTTGATATCCACCAATATATTCGAGGACCTGCACCTAGCATAGTAGCTAGAGACCGGAGCATTGGAATGACTAGTTAGATATTTTGGTAGTCCCAGCAAGGTGGgctcaaaggaaaagaagggttATAAAACGCACCTTCAACAAGAAGGAAGACAGCCTGGAGAAAAGCACAGAATACGCAAACCATGAGAAAAAGGAGTGGAGGGAATTTCCCACCTTTCATGCTGAGTTCCCTTTAAATCCTAGAAGGTGCTTCATCACCAACTTTAAATGGTGAGTTCCCTTTAAATGCTGATACGATAGCACCTATAAGGAGTTGTCTGACTGCGACCAATTGCCTCACCAACTTGTGATACATATGGTCATCAAATTCCTAGGTCAAATTATGTTTATATAGCTCAATACAATATTATAATATCAACAGCAATGGATCGGTATAGATGTGTAACAACGTTGAGGAAAATAGCACACTAGGAGACGAGTTATTAGACCTAGAATGGCTGGACTTTCAAAAAACTTCTAGAATGTCAAAGGCAGCCACTGCTGCATCAGTCAATGCCATAGTAGCAATTAACTAATCCCTTTTTTTCCTTCGAGAATGGTGGCGATAGTACTCCCTTTCCAAATCAAATTTATAATTTCTTCTTAGCAAAAGCATTGAGAAAGAGACGTGACATCCAAAACTTTGCAGATTGGTAATTAACTAGTTAGATACGGCCCTCCCTAGCCACAAACATCCACTAAAaatattcactttttttttgcttttcttgcAATTCTTTATTGACCTTGACTTTATTATACTTCAAGATCTCAATGGGCATTagcttttctataaaaaaaggaagaagaacattGCAATGCTCTATTGCTTCTCAGCCCCTCTTGTTCTCCGGCCAACTCTCGATTGTTTGTCATGTACTATAAGCTACATCTCACACATGAACTATTCCCAGTTAAGAGTCTGTACATCTAGCCTTGATGTAAATGTTGCCCATATATAGTTCCATgtctttaaaatttaaatagacAAGTATTACCACCAAGCATTTGCTTGGATGGTACCATTCCACgttctcttttgtttttttttttgttttttttttctgttgttgttgttgtcgcATTAtgatgatgaaaaaaaaaaactctaatatTTAAAGTAGCCTTTTTCCATGTAAAATGTATCATTGGAGTGTCATGAATCATCCATATTTCATATCAAACATATGGCCCTTATTCGCCTCTACATGCATTTGACCTATAAATACTAACACGAACACTATAGTTGAACATTCTATTGAACATCGTCATGCAAACAAACAAGCCACTTAACCATTGATGCAGTGTTGTGCAACTAGGTACACAATCACGATCCTCTACGGTGCTGCAGGATCCATCTACAGCCGCCATCAGAGGATGCATGGCCATTTACACAGTGTATGCCTGTATGGTACCATACATGCTCATGATATATTTATTTGATGATCATTTATATCTTAACGATGGGCATCAAAACCTGCACAGAACTCTTACGGCGCAGCCCGTGGGCCGTAGGGGATCCATAATGATAGGTCCCGAGCTCAGCACCAATCAAAACACGGGCCTACCTTACCTTTTCCCACGTCATGCACgtgtcttgtttttttttttttgttgttgttttggTGAATCATTCCCCTTGATTTTTTTGTCAACAATCATGTGCCTTGTTTTCTTTCTCAAGTACTCATGCATGTGCCTACCATAAATCACCTTCCTGCTCGAATATTCTAAGTCTACTACTTGCGCATCTCATCCGAATGCTTACTAAATAAACCCTCCCGGagatcataataataataaaaaaaatggtaaAACTCCTAGTGTGTAAAATGTGCTGGCGGCCGGGGCGTCAAAGCAAAGATTCGGCGTCAACTCTTACGATCTAGATGAGTAGATGCGTTGAAAGGcagccattttttttttaccaaaaacaaaacaaaacgaaACGAAACGaaacgaagaaaaaaaaaaaagcgaatCCAAGACTGGGCGCAGGTTGCCTACGTCAACCATTTGGCCTCAAAACCGCCtactttacctctttcttcgcTCTGGGAACGAAGCGAGCTGGTTACCTACTCCTCTGGCGAGGAAGAAGCCCAACTCCCATTTTGATATCTCTCTTTCAACAACGATGGGCGCTTATACCTTCTCAGTTCGGCAACGGCAACCCATTGACAACGACGGTTTGCCGCATCCTATCTCAATCCATCACCGACCCGGGGGTCCCATCCTTACCAAATTAAATCCAAGACAAATTCAACACCCGGTTTTTATAATCGGTGAGATTGGCTAGTATTCTGCACACAGCTACATATGTATGTTCCTCTATAATTAACTAATCGAATATTTGGGTGATGCAGGTGAGCGAGAAGGGACAGGTGAGCGAGAAGGGAAGAACGGAGAGTCATGCGAGAGAGGACATGCAGGTGAGAGAGAAATTTTACCATGCCGTGGAGCCTTTCACACACCACGTATTGcatgtattttttatttttttaaaataaattagtaAATATTAGAGAAAGGGTTATGGTTAACACATTCATACACTCTAACTAAGCCATCTCATGCACATAATCTTAACAACTATGGAGATATGTAAGATGGGGATGTAGGAAGTGGAAAATTGGACATCATGACACGCCTATGTTAGAAACTTAGAATGGATGCATACCGTCCACTCTTAAAACATAATTAAAATGATCATTGGAATCAAGGTCggatgtaaaatttttaaacaaTATAGTTTAAAGATAAAATTTCGGTCGATCTAGAAGTCGGGTACATTAATTATCTCAATTCAAACATTGAATTCTTTTATTGGATGGGGGTTTAGATGGATAGATTGCGATCATTGCTTTCAaaactgaaaattaaaattaatagcttttcttttatttggaaacaaaaaagtaatcacttttttctcttctttcgaTATGAAGGACATATCGTTATTCTTTAATTTCTATACAAAGAAAAATGAACAAAAAATCTATACCGTAAAGAAAGAGACTACCAAACCTAGGTGCAGTACGCAGTTTAGGCAGTGACCAACTTCCTCGACGTGGAGTTGAACCAGCCCAAACCTAACACACATATTTCCTCAGCCGGCGGCGCCGCCCAGCTGACCGTTCTTCTCCTCATGGCCTCGAAGTCCTCGATGCAGCGCTTCACATCCATCTTCatcaccctcttcctctccgCCGCCGCCTCGTTCCCAGCCACCTCATCGAATATCTTCTCCCACCCCTCCTCCCACCCGCCGGCCGCATCGCAGAGCTCCAGGCTCCCATTCCTCCACTCTGTCCAACTCCACCAGCGGTCCAGCTTCTCCGCCACCTTCTCGACGCATGGGCCCATGCAGACCGGCCGGCAGGGCCGGCACTTGGCCCCGCTCAGCGGGCCCCGGCTCCCTATCGCCGCCACCGGCACGCCGTACCTCCCCGGCGGGAATCCGTACCGGCGGTTGCTCAACACGCAGAACGGCAACCGCATCTCCCGAGGCACGACGTTGGAGGTGTTCAGCTGGGCTTTGAAGGCGGACTCGGAGTTGAGCCCGCGGTAGCCGGCGGTTTTGAGGCGGGGGAGGAGGGAGAGACGGGAGAGGGCGGCCGTCGAGGTGTACCGGTCGCCGACGCCGAGCCGGTCGTTGAGGCCGCCGTATTGCGAGCCGGGGGGGACCAGATAGGAGCCCCGCTCGAAAGCGGCCGGCTCGAGCGGGCCGGACCAGTAGCTGTCCACCCTCGTCCGCACGATCCAGTCGTAGGTGAAGTTGCCACGAGATTCGTGGGATTTTATCAACTCCAGGCAGCCTTCTACCAGGTTGAAGTACTGCAACAAACCCTGCAAAATAATAACAGAAGCTCGTTCAATTCAATACCATGATCAAATATCGCGGAGAGTTCTCCATCTATTCTACAAAAATATTCATAATGACCACGAGTACATTAGATGACAGCCTAGAGCAGTAGCAACATTCTAATTTGGCAGACCCAGTTGGAAATAGTCTTCATCAAACCAATTTAAATTAGctttttagatctaaaattgCCGATTGAAATATTCAATTTTATTTCAAGCACATAAAAAATTAAACAAGAAAATTATACTGATAATATTATTTGATCAAAAAGTGACACGATAACAAACTTAAAAATGAACATATATTTATCGTAAATGCGTATATGGTTCGAGATTcactttattatttttaagaaaaaaaaaaactaaaaactaaCATGGCTTGGCTCCCAACAGAAACGGAGGGGGAGAGGTGGACGGGCGGGAGAGGGGTCTCCACCTGGATGCCGTTGGGGGAGTCGCGGGCGGCGAGCACCTGGGTATGGGACTCGGTTGGGGGGATTGGGGCGGGGGAGAAGATCCGAACGCCGGCGATCCTCGGCGCCGACTTCAGAATAGAAAACTTGTACGCATCCTTATCGAGCGGGCTGTGGAGGAACAAGTCGGCATCCGGGTACTCCCTCAGCAAGTTCCTCATGATCGATGGCCCCGTGAGCTCAAACCGCCTTGCGCCGCCGACGAGGCAAATCGCCATTCTCGACCGTTCCAGCTCGCGCTTCCTCGACTCAAGAGGATCATctgaggaggagaaggatgACAGGGgttgggaggaggagaagaggaggagtttGAGAGGAGAGCTCCGGTTCATGGTGGAGTAGGTTATGGTGAGGAcgaggagaaagaggagaggggTGAGAAGAAACGGGAGGGACCTCCATCCTCTCCATTTatggacggcggcggcggcggcggcggtcgcGGTGAGGTGGCCCGAAGGCCGCGACTGGTGATCGCCACCGCTCCTCATATCATGGCCTCCCGGGGAGGGTGATGGGAAGATCTACTTAGAGAGGGATGGATTAGGGTTTGGAGGGGGGAGTAGAAAGGGCACGGTCTTCGTGAGGAGTGGAGGGGGGAGGAGAAAATCCGAGAGATACGAAGGCATAAATGGGGGCGTGCGGAACGCGCGAGAGGTTTTGGCAAGCCGGAAACCGGGTCGGATTTGCGGACGATTTTGCCCCCCGACGCTGGCGGTTGCCGCCGAGGCTGAAATTAACGGCGGTTACGCCGTCTCCGTATCACACTttctaataataacaataataataataataatatttttattattaattaataagTTATTCAGTATTACAAATTCTAACGTTCCATATTTCCCTGTAAAACGAATAATGATCGTTAGTTGTCTTTCAAATGAaatcttctaaaaattttaatgTAAATAATGATCTAGATAGTTATGAtgctaatttttattatttttataataacaCTTTTACAATGATTAGTATTAACTTTTTTCCCTCATtccattattattattgttgttattattattattattattattatatataatatatttattattaaaaaatttaaaattgaaaaaaaataatggcaGTTAAAACTTAAAACCGTTATAACGGTCGGTGAATCACGAAATAATGCTGTTTGTTGGAACTTTGTCTGGCAAGGTGGAGCCTGGGATTGCATTGGTCATTTTGAATATTTTGCCTTCTTTTCaccccaaaaaagaaaaaatgcctTGGGGTCCGCAATCGTAATCGGAAATTTCGAAGGAATCTTTTAGGAACCATTGCACCTGACACGTGCCCATAACTTGTGGTGctgcttctttcctttttcgtgATGCAGGATGACTTGTTTTTTTGTGCACGTAAGATGACTTGTGGTTTAGACGACGGGAAAATGGCAACATGGGAAGTTAACAAATATGCTTACAAATGATAAAAGCGCTATCATTTTTCAACATGGGAAGCTATAAAATCCTCCAACAATATGCTTACAATTTTATGAAGAATTGATTGCCTATATAATAGGGCAGAATGTGAATCGTTGCACTTTTATGTATCCTAACAAGATGAGtggcaaaagaaaaacaactattttacaatttttaaaaatttaaaatactaGTAAAGCGCAACTCCATGCCTGTATTGGAAGGACCTACATCTCTCCACTGCTTAAATGCCATGTTACatatccaaaaataaaataaaaatgtctCTCTCGTAGAATTTTTCTTAGCTTTTTTATATCATATacattgtatatatatatatatatatatttggaacCACCTTCAAGATCTCAAGAGAAGAAGCATTTGCATATTGTTTCATTGTAGAGGTCCCCAAGGAGTTTCTATTGTCActtatatgcatatacatacatatatacatgtatacatatatatatatatatatatatatatatatatatatatatatatatatatataatggtaTTTACTTGGATCCTAAATTAACAGAAAGAGTAGATCATCTATCAAGTCATTGCTCAACTCTGTAGTTCGATGATAATACATAGAGATTGGGTACCATTCAGCTGCCAATCACAAATTGCCACAAAAAATCAATAAGCTAAATAATGACAACATATATGACTTTCTATATTTTTCAAACATTAAAATTGGATCATCAATTTGCACAACTGCCTTGTTGGGCTGCTTTCATTGTTCACTAATCTAGTCCATGTAGTTTTTATcttaattagaaaggattcaaacatactcttgatataaaaaattagaaataaaaaacATTGGATTCCAACTGTTTCCAGAAGTCAAAGGAGTCATTAGATTGTGCATGTGATTAATACGCTATAAAATCTACCAAAAGATCACCatgccccttttttttatttcgatTTTATAGAAGGAGACCCAATTGGGACACGAATGAAGAACAAACGGTTCCCTTGGTCAGCATTCGAACTTGGTGGTGTTATATTATCACCTTGTtactaatatattaaaaataaaaagagtaaCTATTAGCGAGGGAAGCTTAATCATTTTATAAAATCAAAGTGGCGATGGCGACTTCACATGTATACATGTAATAGATTATGATACATCAAGGTTAAAAAGGAAATGGCTAGATCGAGGGATCAAGCGCTCATAAAAGAACCCATTGTTTAGCCATGGGATGATTTTTTTCCCCCTGAAGTGCTTTGACGGTTTCCACCAAAAAAATAAGTTCTTCAACGGGGAGACGTGCCCATGCACAAAATGTGCCATGCAAACACCCTTCCATTGGTTGGCTGGTTGCTCGACAAAATGCCGTGCAGGAACGTGTACCATTCTTTTATGGTTTGCTTTTTATCGTTTGaccttctttctttgaattGCGTGCAACATGCATTCCAGTTGCCTGAGATAGGCCGGGTGAAGATTCCTAGTTCTTAAGCAAGCAGCTTGTTAGAAGAGTAAGTAGGTACTGACCATTGCCTTAGTCAAGTTTGGTGGGAGATACCTAATATTAGTTTTAATATTAGTTATGTTCGCATACGACATAAATATCACAAATGTTTAAAAAACATTTCTAATGTGTTACAAAGGACTGGGGTGGCTTGTATTTTTCTAACCATAAAATTGGAGATCTGCAAGCACTCTGTCTGCACAGATCTTAAAATGGCCATTGTACAATCTTTAGGTGGtttcatacaaaaaaaatagtaaattcttCTTTTGCCTCACCTTCTTTATGACCCCGTCAATAACGGACATCTAGGTTATAGTTATTGAATTTTGACTTCTAGTGTTGAGTATGTGCCACAGCACGGTGGATGGATGTTGTcggttatatatttttttctttggaaagAATTTATGTTATAAATATTGATTAACTACATTTATAGATTGTTATATCATAATTCATACTCTCTTTATTACACTTTGAAAGTtgattggtttttttttttttgggtaaaattgAATTTTATTTATGCCAATCTAGAGAAAATGcatatcagaaaataaaatgtgTGGAAAACCAAAAAGAATATCCCACACAGCAGCTATCCAGAATACGGCCTTGGAAGGTGACAGGTGATTAGGAAATTCACGGAGTAGAGAAATAATGGAGATTGAAACACATAGAAACAAAAACTGGCAACTTCACAGTTTAGAGACCATTCGAGATTTTCTGAGGACAAGATATTCGCTGTGACGCCAGCCAAAGAAACGAGCGAGAATGAGCTAATTTGACAGCGTCGCTTGAGAAAAAGGAATACTTGGACACCAACTTTGTCTAAAGGCACCCTCTTCCATCACCCTCTTCCCCGACCCCACCCAACCACAAGTGGATTCCTTAATTTTCCAACGAGCAGGGTGGTCTTCCTTGGGATGGCTCCCTCTTGCCGTGCATTGGAAAGTTGCGGCCATGCGATCACGACAATGTGATCGGTCCATGCAATAGATAGGATATCTAGCATCTACTTCAGCTACTGGCTATCATTTAATACATGAATGGTCATGATTGTGAGACTGAATCTCTTCAATTCAATTCCAAAAAAAGGAGGTCTGAATTTGTGAGGACCCATacgggcgtatgtttagtcccacatcggttattcgctgggtagatcttggatacttatacaggataaaaaaatccaaataataccttccggctagccattttggaagGAATTCtgcattgttacaaatggtattagagcgggtccaacccataacctatgtaaactagggaacactgcagcaccgatctattggggttgaccacgagctgatcttgatgtttgttattagatttgaatggatttgaactcttagcctgacgaggacatcAGGGCTTGAACAGGAAGAATATGCGAGGATCtgtgtgggcgtgtgtttagtcccacatcggttattcgctaggtagatcttgagtacttatacaggatcaaagaacctaaataatatctttcggctagccatgttaggtgagatcctgagttgttataaaatttattttggagTGTTTAAAATGACAGCCTTGCACCTTAGTGAATGATAAAATTCAAATAAAAGCCAAGAATAACATTCACTACGTAAGGATGCTAGAACAGAATAATGGCTATGTAATGGCCAAGTAAAATGACTATGCAATGGCTAAGTAAAATGACCATGTAATGGCCATGTCTTGGTAGTTAAGTAATGGCCATGTCTTGGTAGTTAAGTAATGGCCATTATTTAAATACCAATTGCATATGACATGCATGATAGGAAGCTTCTAGAAACCGTTATAATAGATTAAACTATGAATATGAGCACTCACCTCTATAGTCTACTACTAAGTAACATTTGTGCACTTTGACACTCTTCCCAAGGTTCCAATCttagatccttttttttttctgcaacaATAGAATGGTGATGTAGAAGAGGTCATGTCATAAGGATGTAAGTCAACCTGAGCGAGCAAGCAGCGCATAGCTTGCTTCATAATCAAGATGCAGCTCATTTAGTTTCAAGCCAAACTCAAATTATTCAGAACGGCCGTTTGAGAGATTTGGTGATAGTCGGAGGTCTTTCAAGGCTTTCATACATCTATTTTGAGCTGCTTTTCATGttcatatttatttaataaataaaaataactataaataataaaatatgtatattactttctaaattatatatgtgtgtgtgtgtatatatatatatattaattataaataaaaataaactttcaactataaatttttaatctttaaactttaaaaaattatttttaactaTAGGTCGCGGAAGGATTTACTGATGCTCAGCCAGCAGATCCTTCGTCCTATCTCCTATCTGTTCTGCATTGGATGATTAGCTGATCAGCCACTGAAGAATCTGTGCTATAGAAAATGACAACAAACATCGAGCTAAATCTCGGCGCTAGTTCCTTGCTACAACCTCCAAAACCTTATCATTAATGGTCGGAAAAGGATGTGATGAGCCCCCCAGTGGCTTTCACTTTCGAATACTTTACCAGAAAAGTCTCTTGGCATTGAGCCGGGTGTTGATTGATATCGCAGTGCGAACTTTTCATCTTAATCAGCTTGAACAAAAATCCAGACTAATTTAATAACAAACAGTCAGTATTTATAAACAAGTTAAGCTAGCTTCAGGATAAAAGGCGTTACTTTTTTCACAATCTTAATTTGTATATGCAGAATGAATGAACAAAAACTACTTGCGCCATCAGGTCTTTTTGAATGGCTCAGAAGTGCATGTAGCTTGGATTTGTATGCTCTTTGAACTCATTGTTGTAGTGTGAACTTGAATTTCTCATAGATAAATATCTGTTTGTTTTGATTGTGCCTTTAGATCCTTCAGCTTCTTCAAGATATTGGCGAAGTAGTCCTGCAAATACTTTTCTAAAGTCAAAATGTCTTTCTGATCCACCCCAAGGAGATTATATGTTTCTGTCATGGGAGCTGAGAACACAGTGTCGCTTGAGAGGACCTGAAATTCCACCAATGGAGAGATTCAATGCATTAATCTCAGTGATTATTAACCCACAGATGTACTAATTCAGTCGAAGGGGATGGTCGGAGTCGGGGAGACAACAAAACTTCCTTACTTCACAAAAAAAAGATAACAAGATCAGCTTATTCTCAAGATGTATGTTTGTATTGTTACAACATTTTCTATTAATTGATTGAAATTTCAATTGGATTCCAGTCAGTGCTACCAATAGATGAGAGACCGATATAGAGATTTACCTCTGAAAATGCCAATCGATCCGCTATATCGTTTGTCCACTGGAAACACCGAGTTAGCTGGCGAGTGAATTTCAGGACTGAAACAGGGACAGTGGTTATGTTTGCATCTTGCCCTGCTAGTCTTTCACACAAAGTAATCACCTGGAAACAAAAGAACattctttagatacttcaaAGAGAAGAAATGGATCGTTCCCGTAAACTTTTTTAACACAGATCTGGTTCTCTGCTCGCTGTCACTCGAAGAAATATTCTACGACTTCCACTCTTCATGAACACCCGTTGGGCCTTTAAAAGATTGCATCTCTTCACTCAATCAATCAAAGATGATGgacataatttttaatt
Proteins encoded in this window:
- the LOC103701160 gene encoding uncharacterized protein LOC103701160, giving the protein MARSAVVQDQSSHVRSISLPSRDHLFALRVEQEVYKLRTCVVSCSLSSQEMCNGLRRLRDLYDCIEELLHLPHNQQALCHPHRKEWLEEELDGSVKVLDLCGTLRDKLVTMKEHLQDLQLALRRRDTTSIESRLHACIRSGKKAQKDIKNCRRPSKQVSSKSSPYTAVDMDSDLSIVVHLLMEAREIAISLLRSASRLLSVSRRPKRKTSRWSFVSNALQKRKVASEEEHKETSDMGNEDFSLCVSVSYDCISCKDVDGEKVPKAQDRLETLKAKMEDLETQLECLNRRLIQNRVSLLNILSL
- the LOC103701079 gene encoding uncharacterized protein LOC103701079, which encodes MRSGGDHQSRPSGHLTATAAAAAAVHKWRGWRSLPFLLTPLLFLLVLTITYSTMNRSSPLKLLLFSSSQPLSSFSSSDDPLESRKRELERSRMAICLVGGARRFELTGPSIMRNLLREYPDADLFLHSPLDKDAYKFSILKSAPRIAGVRIFSPAPIPPTESHTQVLAARDSPNGIQGLLQYFNLVEGCLELIKSHESRGNFTYDWIVRTRVDSYWSGPLEPAAFERGSYLVPPGSQYGGLNDRLGVGDRYTSTAALSRLSLLPRLKTAGYRGLNSESAFKAQLNTSNVVPREMRLPFCVLSNRRYGFPPGRYGVPVAAIGSRGPLSGAKCRPCRPVCMGPCVEKVAEKLDRWWSWTEWRNGSLELCDAAGGWEEGWEKIFDEVAGNEAAAERKRVMKMDVKRCIEDFEAMRRRTVSWAAPPAEEICVLGLGWFNSTSRKLVTA